DNA from Nitrospirota bacterium:
TTGATCCGCAGATCCATAAGGCTCTTCGTTTAAAAGCCGCTGAAACTGATAGTTCTGTCTCTGATATTGTCAATGAAGCAATCCGGATCATCTTTGCGGAAGATGCGGAAGACATCGCTGCATTTACAGAAAGGGCGCATGAGCCTAACCTTTCATTTGAGCAAGTGCTCAAGGATCTGAAGAGGCGTGGCAAAATATAATATCTTTGTAAAGCCATCGGCTGTCAAAGAAATTGAGAGCATTCCACGAAAAGAGCGCATCCGTATAATTCAAAAGATACAGGGATTGGCAAATAACCCACGACCCAAAGGATATGAAAAACTTACGGGAGAAAGCAGGTACAGAATTCGTCAAGGAGTTTACAGAATAGTCTATT
Protein-coding regions in this window:
- a CDS encoding type II toxin-antitoxin system RelE/ParE family toxin; translated protein: MAKYNIFVKPSAVKEIESIPRKERIRIIQKIQGLANNPRPKGYEKLTGESRYRIRQGVYRIVYSVSDKELYILVVKVGHRRDIYK
- a CDS encoding CopG family transcriptional regulator, with the translated sequence MKKIVKKSTIYFDPQIHKALRLKAAETDSSVSDIVNEAIRIIFAEDAEDIAAFTERAHEPNLSFEQVLKDLKRRGKI